ATTTGCCCGGAAGAACGCGGCATCTTCTCTTCACTCACGGTTGAGGAAAACCTGATGTTGCCGCCCGTCATAGGCCAAGGAGGTTTAAGCCGCGAGCGTATTTTCGAGTTGTTTCCTAACTTGCAGGAACGGCGGCGCAGCCAAGGCACCAAACTGTCGGGTGGCGAACAACAGATGCTGGCCATCGCCCGGATTCTGCGCACGGGCGCGCGGCTCTTGCTTCTGGACGAGCCGACCGAAGGTCTGGCTCCGGTGATCGTCCAGCAGATCGGCAAAACCATCGCCACGCTCAAAGACGAAGGGTTCACCATCGTGCTGGTCGAGCAGAATTTCCGTTTCGCCGCTTCGGTGGCTGACCGGCACTACGTCGTCGATCAGGGAAAAGTCATCGACATGATCCCCAACACCGAACTCGACGCGAATATCGACAAGCTGCACAGCTATCTCGGGGTGTGACAGTTTCCGGCAAAATGTTTGCCACAACAGAGGAGGAGAACGAAAATGCTGAAAAAACTTACTTTGGGAACCGCATTCGCCGCGCTGGCCGCC
This window of the Rhodobacteraceae bacterium LMO-JJ12 genome carries:
- a CDS encoding ABC transporter ATP-binding protein → MSELNSLSADTLLKVSGLQGWYGESHVLHGIDFEVTKGEVVTLLGRNGAGKTTTLLAIMGILSKRTGSVIYDGAEIIDMQPRHIARRGIAICPEERGIFSSLTVEENLMLPPVIGQGGLSRERIFELFPNLQERRRSQGTKLSGGEQQMLAIARILRTGARLLLLDEPTEGLAPVIVQQIGKTIATLKDEGFTIVLVEQNFRFAASVADRHYVVDQGKVIDMIPNTELDANIDKLHSYLGV